The genomic DNA ACGGGGAGAGCAGGTACGGCCGACTGCTCCTCCCCCAACCGCTGCGACAGATTCGTCTGCCCTTGTCTCAGAGCCACCAAGCTCGGTGGATAGACAGCCGAGTGCACCTTTTAATACCAGTGAGGAAGCCACTATCTTATTTGTAAGACCAGAAGATAATGAGCCCATATTTAGTGCAGTTCAAACCCCTCCTCCAAATATGCAGCCCCCACCACCCTCAGCTCCTCCAACTCTCACTCCAGCACGAGCCCCAAGTATCAAACTGACCACAGACCCAGTGTCAGTTCTCACACCTACCAAAATTTACCCTCCTCTTCCAGTCTCTCCACCCCCATTATATAATGAAGAAAGTGCAGGTCCAAGTGGTCTGGGACATTCATATGATCTGAGAAAGTACAGAACTCCTCGAGTTATGTACAGTTCTGAAGGGGCAGAACAATATCCAATGATCCAGGTCCCAAATCCTAATCCTAGAGATGCCCAGTCGccacatatttatgtttttagaccCTGGACCTTGAAAGAGGCCAGAAAGGCGGTAGAAGGAATAACACCTGCATCAGAGGACTCCGATAAGTGGGTAGAAGATATGACTGGATTAATCCATTCATATAGACTAAATGGAGTGGAAGCAGGAGAAGAAGCCATGTCCTCATTAGGAAAAGATTGGGCAAAAGTGAGGGGAAATTATACAGGGAaagaaactaataataataatatgttagTTCCAATTTCATACCCTCCAGGAGCTAACCCTGCTCTCTCTGATGCATTTAAAGCACAATGGGACCCATTGTGTGAGAGAGTTAGAGTAAATTTCCGTAAAAGGGCGAATTATAGTCATTTGTCaggaattaaacaaaaagttggAGAAGACGTAGACGATTTTCGTCTGCGGtttgtccgttatcctgcaatagctagccccgcccacttcatcacaaccctccggggctgactactgaccagttctctgtctaacaggtccggaaaatctctacgacctgggtattaccctaaacgagatctataagagataatctattcaaactggtgtcgaaagcgatttgtctagctctaactaccttcaatccagaagctacgacccttttcagttaaggaacaatcagctgagtagccctcacagctgcctaattccaataaccacttctgttaacggtggctcgctttctaaaaatataacttgctcttggaaccggctagattaagtttagtgacttggatgtaagtccctgggtcattattttactctcaccaaaggaaattatgaagcctcctctttactagaaccatgtacattagttttacctttatcaaaagaactgaaaaatgattaaacgacTCAATTAAtcccaatgtccaccaacctcattagaatttcagagtatgaatttattaagcaagcgtaagcagggatatgtgacatacaaatcaataatcaattgtatataattcgagagcagtataataagatccacatgtataaccataccatgctgtctcctttccctaacctatgtcactGTTTCTGAGATGGAGTTTTATGGAGCAGAGGCAACTCACACCCTGTTGATGGTGAATCTTGGCAGCTGAGGCATCCAGATTCCTTGGTCAGAGTTTTTATCCTTGTGcggaaaaatcctccttagaatagTAGCAAAGTGGAACGggtttaaatcttttaaaaacccagctctttatccctccgggaactTTGTCtcttctccaagtctgttgcaatataTTCGGGGTGGAGGCAAGACCGATGGCCGAATCAGGAACTCGGGCTTGGGCGTCCGGAACTTGTCCCTCCTTGGCGGCGCTGAGTATCAAGTCTCCCGTGGTTCCAGGGTGCGGTCCGTTGCTGTTTCCTCTGCTTCCCCGTTTCGACTCCTTCAgcgccgcagacaaagaacaagaacttctccttttccgtctgcttttatACGTTTCTCTGCCATGCATGTGTATGGGGAGttttagtttacgtggtttcctcgcagaaacccccgtcggcccctcctgtctgctgacTGAGGTGGAAAGTCCCGTCCTTCCCTCAGcgtgttgatcttagccaaccataccgtcccacccatcctgtgcgtctggccatctgttcagaactgcttgtgacagcaggaactcacaagtccCCTTCTCTTTTCACTCacccttttctctgattaattattaaacacagtcaaatattataaactatttgcagattttcattaagcattaatcatttctttcccttattataaatcatcaaacataatcatttcattgttgttattattacagatcattattcgtacatttcagaatcattcagtgattacttatacACAGTCATTTTACCAATTGTACtcatacatgtccaacttaatcattataaatcaaaacacaagattgctttatttctttcaggccttcatgcacctttttctgcgtgtacctggatagatctcaaaccccataccagttttcttgacaggtTTGAGAAGGAGTTCAAAGTTCACAGTGGGATCACTTATGACGCAGGAGCAGAGGGTGTATATCAACAACAGTTAAAAAACGCTTTAATGTCAAGTTTCCGCCCTGAAATTGAGGGCTGGATTAAAAAACACCTAGTTGAATATGATGCTGCCTCAGTCCCACAGCTGATGACATGGGCACGTCATGCAGAAAAAGTagttaaaaaaccaaaaacaggatCAGATGTTTTTCATCTGGAGGATTTTGGAGAAGTAGACACCTCTGTCTTTTTCCGCGGCTCCTCAAGAGGCCGagggaaaaacagcagcagaggaggtcGCTATGAGCAGCCACCCCGAAACTATACCCCTCAAAAACCACAACGTCCAGATGGATGTTGGACTTGTGGTCATCCTGGCCACTGGGCAAGACATTgcccagaaaacaaaataaatcaccgGAAGGGTGGCagatgggagaaaaaacaaaagtataactCCTCAGCATGACTAGACTTTTccacaaccaaacaaaacttaACACCAGATCAAATTGATGAAATAGTGGATGTATGTGTAGCTTGGGATatgttaaatgcattaaaagaaaaacctt from Xiphophorus couchianus chromosome 21, X_couchianus-1.0, whole genome shotgun sequence includes the following:
- the LOC114137055 gene encoding uncharacterized protein LOC114137055, yielding MGNTNSCNSSLIEGPEGDEKYMMSRFPGSIVHIKKWKKKYKIDGKLKIDQWQAIVGILESSVARKKGIKKVRKEDELKCAKLWLKAAIDRKEQIKKVKEKRPEDNDRRNASVGRGEQVRPTAPPPTAATDSSALVSEPPSSVDRQPSAPFNTSEEATILFVRPEDNEPIFSAVQTPPPNMQPPPPSAPPTLTPARAPSIKLTTDPVSVLTPTKIYPPLPVSPPPLYNEESAGPSGLGHSYDLRKYRTPRVMYSSEGAEQYPMIQVPNPNPRDAQSPHIYVFRPWTLKEARKAVEGITPASEDSDKWVEDMTGLIHSYRLNGVEAGEEAMSSLGKDWAKVRGNYTGKETNNNNMLVPISYPPGANPALSDAFKAQWDPLCERVRVNFRKRANYSHLSGIKQKVGEDVDDFRLRFEKEFKVHSGITYDAGAEGVYQQQLKNALMSSFRPEIEGWIKKHLVEYDAASVPQLMTWARHAEKVVKKPKTGSDVFHLEDFGEVDTSVFFRGSSRGRGKNSSRGGRYEQPPRNYTPQKPQRPDGCWTCGHPGHWARHCPENKINHRKGGRWEKKQKYNSSA